A window of Photobacterium sp. GJ3 contains these coding sequences:
- a CDS encoding flavin prenyltransferase UbiX codes for MQDKRITLAWTGASGAPYGLRLLECLLAADYQVYLLISSAARVVLATEHGLKLPAGPEAAQAALAEHLNYQGDQLVVCGKEDWFSPVASGSAAPKKMVVCPCSAGTLASVAHGMSDNLLERAADVVLKERGQLLMVVRETPFSSLHLENMLKLSNLGATIMPAAPGFYHQPTSIDDLVDFMVARILDHLGVEQGLVPRWGYDHRT; via the coding sequence ATGCAGGATAAACGCATCACGCTGGCATGGACCGGCGCATCAGGCGCACCTTATGGCTTACGCTTGCTGGAATGCCTGCTGGCGGCGGATTATCAGGTCTATCTGCTGATTTCCTCAGCGGCGAGAGTGGTGCTGGCAACTGAGCATGGTCTGAAGTTACCGGCTGGGCCGGAAGCGGCACAGGCAGCACTGGCGGAGCACCTGAACTATCAGGGTGATCAGCTGGTGGTTTGCGGCAAGGAAGACTGGTTCTCTCCAGTGGCATCCGGTTCTGCTGCGCCAAAGAAGATGGTGGTCTGTCCGTGCTCTGCCGGGACACTGGCATCCGTTGCACACGGCATGTCCGACAATCTGCTGGAGCGGGCTGCTGACGTGGTGCTGAAAGAACGCGGACAATTGCTGATGGTGGTTCGCGAAACTCCGTTTTCGTCATTGCACCTTGAGAATATGCTCAAGCTGTCGAATCTGGGAGCGACCATCATGCCAGCGGCGCCTGGTTTTTATCACCAGCCGACCTCCATTGACGATCTGGTTGATTTCATGGTGGCGCGGATCCTGGATCATCTGGGAGTCGAGCAGGGACTGGTGCCTCGCTGGGGGTACGACCACCGCACCTAA
- a CDS encoding universal stress protein — protein MYQHILVPVDLNENGFGDKAVELAVWHAQRSGGIIHLLNVLPGIHMAMVSSYFPKDAARKMMQDTQMKLREFAATHIPEGVQHVETVSEGKPWSTIVDHARQIKADLIIMPSHQRTKVDKLMLGSVAAKVVENAPGQILVLKPPGS, from the coding sequence ATGTATCAACACATTCTGGTGCCCGTCGATCTCAATGAGAACGGATTTGGTGATAAAGCGGTCGAACTGGCCGTCTGGCATGCACAGCGTTCCGGTGGGATCATTCATTTACTGAACGTGCTGCCCGGCATCCATATGGCTATGGTCTCCAGTTATTTTCCCAAAGACGCAGCCCGGAAAATGATGCAGGATACCCAGATGAAACTGAGGGAATTTGCTGCAACCCATATTCCTGAGGGGGTTCAGCATGTCGAGACTGTTTCGGAAGGGAAACCCTGGAGCACAATTGTTGATCATGCCCGTCAGATCAAAGCTGATTTAATTATTATGCCCAGCCATCAGCGCACCAAAGTCGATAAGCTGATGCTGGGATCGGTTGCCGCAAAAGTCGTGGAAAATGCACCGGGCCAGATTCTGGTCCTGAAACCGCCCGGCAGTTAA
- a CDS encoding TRAP transporter permease, translated as MTKTDHNDVQDMVAQADTGARNPDGLQGRILWTVALCWSLFQLWYASPLPFIFDIGIFNDTEARSIHLAFAIFLAFTAFPALKHSPRDKIPLQDWVIALLASFSAAYIFLFYEALSGRAGAPTTMDVVVAVTGMILLLEATRRALGPPLMVVASVFLLYTFAGPYMPDVIAHKGASLNKAMSHLWLTTEGVFGVALGVSTAFVFLFVLFGAMLERAGAGAYFIKVAFSLLGHMRGGPAKAAVVASGLSGLVSGSSIANVVTTGTFTIPLMKRVGFPGYKAGAVEVAASTNGQLTPPIMGAAAFLMVEYVGVSYIEVIKAAILPALISYIALLYIVHLEACKAGMTGLPRHYQPTLAQKLLSFTGTIVGLIVLSAIVYYGIGWTKDVFGAAATPIIAVAILIAYIALLRVAANYQDHLLEDPDQELTEVPDPGPTVKSGLYFLLPIVVLVWCLTVERFSPGLSAFWATVFMIFILLTQRPLLALFTKEQTLAEAGKQGWHDLLESLVTGGRNMIGIGVATAAAGIIVGVVTLTGVGLVMTDFVEFISGGNIMLMLLFTAVISLILGMGLPTTANYIVVSTLMAPVIVTLGAENGLIIPLLAVHLFVFYFGILADDTPPVGLAAFAAAAIAKSDPIRTGIQGFTYDIRTAILPFMFIFNTQLLLMDIDTWWHLLLTVISAVIAMLTFSSATQRWWFTKVKWWETILLLLITFSLFRPGFWWDMVYPPKHEMPGTLIVDAADKLAVGEPLEVQATGMDLLGDEVTKHVLLPFDAAAVDPNEKIASTGLMLKQDGEKMIVELVEFGSPAEQAGIDFGWEIVTVSLPAARPMKEWVFVPTLALLALLGWNQRRKANLESQRKVEPPQNANQG; from the coding sequence ATGACAAAAACCGACCATAACGATGTCCAGGACATGGTGGCACAGGCGGATACCGGCGCTCGCAATCCCGACGGTTTACAAGGCAGAATCCTGTGGACTGTTGCTTTGTGCTGGTCATTATTCCAGCTGTGGTACGCCTCACCGCTGCCTTTTATTTTTGATATCGGTATCTTTAACGATACTGAAGCACGCTCCATTCATCTGGCATTTGCCATCTTTCTTGCCTTCACGGCATTTCCGGCACTGAAACATTCACCCCGAGACAAAATTCCCCTCCAGGATTGGGTGATTGCTTTGCTGGCCAGCTTCTCGGCTGCGTATATCTTTTTATTCTATGAGGCCTTATCCGGCCGTGCCGGGGCACCAACCACCATGGATGTGGTCGTTGCAGTCACAGGCATGATCTTGCTGCTCGAAGCGACAAGACGTGCACTGGGTCCGCCACTGATGGTGGTGGCCTCCGTATTCCTGCTCTACACTTTCGCCGGCCCATACATGCCGGATGTCATCGCACATAAAGGTGCCAGCCTGAACAAAGCCATGTCGCATCTGTGGCTCACCACAGAAGGGGTCTTCGGCGTCGCCTTGGGGGTCTCGACTGCGTTCGTATTCCTGTTTGTGTTGTTCGGTGCCATGCTGGAACGGGCCGGGGCCGGGGCTTACTTTATTAAAGTTGCCTTCTCCCTGCTGGGCCATATGCGTGGCGGCCCCGCCAAAGCAGCAGTCGTCGCATCGGGTTTATCCGGTCTGGTGTCGGGATCATCCATTGCCAACGTAGTGACGACGGGCACATTCACAATTCCGCTGATGAAACGCGTCGGTTTCCCGGGCTATAAAGCCGGTGCCGTCGAAGTGGCAGCATCCACAAACGGACAACTCACACCGCCGATCATGGGGGCTGCGGCTTTCCTGATGGTGGAGTACGTCGGGGTCTCGTATATTGAGGTCATCAAAGCCGCCATCTTACCGGCACTGATTTCCTATATTGCGCTGCTGTATATTGTGCACCTGGAAGCCTGCAAGGCGGGCATGACGGGCTTGCCAAGACATTACCAGCCAACCCTGGCGCAGAAACTACTTTCTTTCACCGGTACCATTGTCGGGCTTATTGTTCTCAGTGCCATCGTGTATTACGGCATTGGCTGGACAAAGGATGTCTTTGGCGCTGCGGCCACACCGATCATTGCTGTGGCGATCCTGATCGCCTATATCGCCCTGCTCCGGGTTGCAGCCAATTATCAGGATCATTTACTTGAAGATCCGGATCAGGAACTGACCGAAGTGCCGGATCCCGGTCCAACGGTCAAATCCGGATTGTACTTCCTGCTGCCCATCGTGGTGCTGGTCTGGTGCCTGACCGTAGAGCGTTTTTCTCCGGGTCTGTCTGCGTTCTGGGCCACGGTATTCATGATCTTTATCCTGCTGACCCAGCGACCGCTGCTGGCGTTGTTCACCAAAGAGCAGACATTAGCAGAAGCCGGAAAACAAGGCTGGCACGACCTGCTGGAAAGCCTGGTCACCGGTGGACGCAATATGATCGGCATTGGGGTGGCGACTGCTGCTGCCGGGATCATCGTTGGTGTGGTCACCCTCACCGGTGTCGGTCTGGTCATGACGGATTTTGTCGAGTTCATCTCCGGCGGGAACATCATGCTGATGTTGCTGTTCACCGCAGTCATCAGTCTGATCCTGGGCATGGGCCTGCCCACAACAGCCAACTACATCGTCGTTTCCACGCTGATGGCACCAGTCATTGTGACGCTGGGCGCAGAGAACGGCTTGATCATTCCATTGCTGGCTGTGCATCTGTTCGTGTTCTATTTCGGGATTCTGGCAGACGATACACCGCCGGTTGGTCTGGCGGCGTTTGCTGCGGCTGCGATTGCGAAAAGTGACCCGATCCGTACCGGTATTCAGGGCTTTACCTATGACATCCGAACGGCAATCCTGCCTTTCATGTTCATCTTCAATACCCAGTTACTGCTGATGGATATTGATACCTGGTGGCACCTGCTTCTGACGGTGATCTCCGCCGTGATCGCAATGCTGACATTCTCATCAGCAACCCAAAGATGGTGGTTCACCAAAGTGAAGTGGTGGGAAACTATCTTGCTGCTGCTGATTACCTTCTCGTTGTTCCGGCCTGGATTCTGGTGGGATATGGTTTACCCGCCGAAGCACGAAATGCCGGGCACCCTGATTGTGGATGCCGCCGATAAACTGGCTGTTGGTGAGCCGCTTGAAGTCCAGGCCACCGGCATGGATCTGCTGGGCGATGAAGTCACCAAGCATGTGCTGCTGCCCTTTGATGCAGCTGCCGTCGATCCCAATGAGAAAATCGCGTCCACCGGCCTGATGCTGAAACAGGATGGGGAGAAGATGATCGTAGAACTGGTGGAATTCGGCAGTCCTGCGGAACAAGCCGGGATCGATTTTGGCTGGGAGATTGTGACGGTCAGCCTGCCTGCGGCCCGACCGATGAAAGAATGGGTCTTCGTTCCGACACTGGCCTTACTGGCATTGCTGGGCTGGAATCAACGCCGCAAAGCCAATCTGGAATCGCAGCGCAAAGTTGAACCCCCGCAAAACGCCAATCAAGGCTAA
- a CDS encoding TAXI family TRAP transporter solute-binding subunit, with the protein MAFSKLLKVSALSATVMTSGLAHAEEFITIGTGSVTGVYYPTGGAICKLVNNERKTNGIRCSVESTGGSIYNVNTMRAGELDFGVVQSDWQYHGYNGTSEFKEMGPYKEMRAVFSLHTEPFNIIARTDAGINNLDDLKGKRVNIGNPGSGDRATMEVVMNAMGWNKDDFKLAAELKGSERSQALCDNKIDAFVYVVGHPNGSIKEATTSCDAKLVPATGAAIDKLVADNPYYAKSTIPGGMYRGTDNDVNSFGVAATLVSSTKVSDDAVYAVVKAVFENFHVFTRLHPSFANLKKEDMLKAGISIPMHPGAEKYYKEVGLIK; encoded by the coding sequence ATGGCATTTTCAAAACTGCTGAAAGTCAGCGCATTATCTGCGACCGTCATGACGTCCGGATTGGCGCACGCAGAAGAATTCATCACCATTGGTACAGGCTCTGTCACCGGGGTGTATTACCCGACAGGCGGCGCAATCTGTAAACTCGTGAACAACGAGCGTAAAACCAACGGCATTCGCTGTTCCGTCGAATCAACCGGTGGCTCAATCTACAACGTGAACACCATGCGTGCCGGGGAACTGGATTTCGGTGTGGTGCAATCCGACTGGCAGTATCACGGCTACAACGGCACCAGTGAATTTAAAGAAATGGGTCCTTATAAAGAGATGCGCGCTGTTTTCTCGCTGCATACAGAACCCTTTAATATCATCGCCCGGACCGACGCTGGCATTAACAACCTCGATGACCTGAAAGGCAAACGTGTGAACATCGGTAACCCGGGTTCAGGCGACCGTGCCACCATGGAAGTCGTGATGAATGCGATGGGCTGGAACAAAGATGACTTTAAACTGGCTGCTGAGCTGAAAGGTTCGGAGCGTTCTCAGGCGCTGTGTGATAACAAGATCGACGCCTTTGTTTACGTGGTCGGCCACCCGAACGGATCGATCAAAGAAGCAACCACTTCGTGTGACGCTAAACTGGTTCCTGCGACAGGCGCTGCCATCGATAAATTAGTGGCCGACAATCCATACTACGCGAAATCGACCATACCGGGTGGCATGTACCGCGGTACAGATAACGACGTTAACAGCTTTGGTGTTGCTGCAACACTGGTGAGTTCAACCAAAGTGTCTGACGATGCCGTGTATGCCGTGGTGAAAGCCGTGTTCGAAAACTTCCACGTCTTTACGCGTCTGCACCCAAGCTTCGCGAACCTGAAAAAAGAAGACATGCTGAAAGCCGGCATTTCAATTCCAATGCATCCAGGTGCAGAGAAATACTACAAAGAAGTCGGCCTGATCAAATAA
- the argR gene encoding transcriptional regulator ArgR yields the protein MRSSDKQERLIKAFKAILKEEKFSSQGEIVDALKAQGFDNINQSKVSRMLTKFGAVRTRNAKMEMVYCLPVELGVPTISSPLKELVMEVGYNHAMVVIHTGPGAAQVIARLLDSLGRAEGILGVVAGDDTIFITPTLNTTSEELFDSVCSLFDYSK from the coding sequence ATGCGTAGCTCTGATAAACAAGAACGCTTGATAAAAGCATTCAAAGCCATACTCAAGGAAGAAAAATTCAGCTCTCAAGGCGAGATCGTTGACGCCCTGAAAGCGCAGGGTTTCGATAATATTAACCAATCGAAAGTGTCACGGATGCTGACGAAATTTGGCGCTGTGCGGACCCGCAACGCCAAAATGGAAATGGTTTACTGCCTGCCAGTTGAACTGGGAGTGCCGACAATCAGCAGCCCGCTGAAAGAGCTGGTGATGGAGGTTGGCTATAACCATGCCATGGTGGTGATCCACACCGGACCAGGCGCAGCGCAGGTCATTGCCCGTCTGCTGGATTCATTGGGCCGCGCTGAGGGCATTCTGGGAGTCGTCGCTGGTGATGATACGATTTTTATCACCCCGACCCTGAACACCACTTCAGAAGAGCTGTTCGATTCGGTCTGCTCGCTGTTTGATTACAGCAAGTAA
- the ispB gene encoding octaprenyl diphosphate synthase, with product MDFKTIQALTADDMAAVDAKIQAQLTSEVALINQLGFYIVSSGGKRLRPILAILAARALGYQGEKHITAAAFIEFIHTATLLHDDVVDESDMRRGKATANAAFGNAASVLVGDYIYTRSFQMMTSLRSLRILDIMSEATNVIAEGEVQQLMNCNDPDTTEASYMQVIYSKTARLFEAATQVAAILSDASESVELALQEYGRYLGTAFQLIDDVLDYSADGEEMGKNVGDDLAEGKPTLPLLHAMQHGNTAQAAMIREAIEQGNGLDKLQPILACMEEHGSLAYTQQRAEEEAEKAIAALSVLPESDYKTALIALAHLSVNRTK from the coding sequence ATGGATTTCAAAACTATCCAAGCACTCACCGCCGATGATATGGCGGCGGTTGACGCAAAGATTCAGGCACAACTGACCTCAGAAGTCGCCCTGATCAACCAACTGGGATTTTATATCGTCAGCAGCGGTGGTAAACGCCTGCGTCCCATCCTTGCCATTCTGGCCGCCCGGGCACTTGGTTATCAAGGCGAAAAACACATCACGGCAGCGGCATTTATTGAATTCATTCATACCGCCACTTTGCTCCATGACGATGTGGTGGACGAATCAGACATGCGCCGCGGGAAAGCCACTGCCAATGCCGCCTTCGGGAATGCTGCCAGTGTGCTGGTTGGTGATTATATCTATACCCGCTCTTTCCAGATGATGACCAGCCTGAGATCCTTGCGGATCCTCGACATTATGAGTGAGGCCACCAATGTGATCGCTGAAGGTGAAGTCCAACAGCTCATGAACTGTAATGATCCGGACACCACCGAAGCCAGTTACATGCAGGTCATCTATTCCAAAACTGCACGTTTATTTGAAGCCGCCACTCAGGTCGCGGCGATCCTGTCGGATGCATCCGAATCTGTCGAGCTGGCACTGCAGGAATATGGCCGGTATCTGGGCACAGCATTCCAGCTGATTGACGATGTACTGGATTACAGTGCAGACGGCGAAGAAATGGGCAAGAACGTTGGGGATGATCTGGCAGAAGGGAAACCGACCCTGCCACTGCTCCACGCCATGCAACACGGAAATACGGCCCAGGCTGCGATGATCCGTGAAGCCATTGAGCAAGGCAACGGTCTGGACAAACTGCAACCGATTCTCGCCTGTATGGAAGAGCACGGCTCTCTGGCCTACACCCAGCAACGTGCTGAGGAAGAGGCAGAAAAAGCCATTGCAGCGCTCTCTGTGCTGCCTGAAAGCGACTACAAAACCGCCCTGATAGCACTGGCGCACCTGTCGGTCAATCGCACCAAGTAA
- the rplU gene encoding 50S ribosomal protein L21: MYAVFQSGGKQHRVSEGQTLRLEKLDVETGANVEFDKVLLVANGEEVTVGAPFVAGGKVTAEVVTHGRGDKVKIVKFRRRKHSRKQMGHRQWFTEVKITGISA, encoded by the coding sequence ATGTACGCTGTTTTTCAAAGTGGTGGTAAGCAACACCGAGTGAGCGAAGGCCAGACCTTACGCTTGGAAAAACTGGACGTTGAAACTGGTGCGAACGTTGAATTCGACAAAGTTCTGCTGGTTGCTAACGGTGAAGAAGTAACAGTTGGTGCACCATTCGTTGCGGGTGGTAAAGTGACTGCTGAGGTTGTGACACACGGTCGTGGCGATAAAGTTAAAATCGTTAAGTTCCGTCGTCGTAAGCATTCTCGTAAGCAAATGGGCCACCGTCAGTGGTTCACTGAAGTCAAAATCACTGGCATCAGCGCTTAA
- the rpmA gene encoding 50S ribosomal protein L27 translates to MAHKKAGGSTRNGRDSESKRLGVKRFGGESVLAGNIIVRQRGTKFHAGTNVGLGKDHTLFALTDGKVKFEVKGPQNRKFVSIESAE, encoded by the coding sequence ATGGCACACAAAAAAGCTGGCGGTTCTACTCGTAACGGCCGTGACTCAGAAAGTAAACGCCTAGGTGTTAAGCGTTTCGGTGGCGAATCTGTTCTGGCAGGTAACATCATCGTTCGTCAGCGCGGTACTAAGTTCCACGCTGGTACTAACGTAGGTTTGGGTAAAGACCACACTCTGTTCGCTCTGACTGATGGCAAAGTGAAATTCGAAGTGAAAGGTCCACAAAACCGTAAATTCGTTTCTATCGAATCTGCTGAATAA
- the cgtA gene encoding Obg family GTPase CgtA — translation MKFVDEAVIRVDAGDGGNGTVSFRREKYVPKGGPDGGDGGDGGDVYLLADENLNTLIDYRFERFHAAERGENGRGGNCTGKRGNDRVLSVPVGTRAVDEETGEVIADLTKHGMKIMVAKGGFHGLGNTRFKSSVNRAPRQKTMGTKGEIRHLRLELLLLADVGMLGLPNAGKSTFIRAVSAAKPKVADYPFTTLVPSLGVVRVDSERSFVVADIPGLIEGAADGAGLGIRFLKHLERCRVLLHMIDLLPADGSDPVENAFTILNELEQYSEKLVNKPRWILFNKVDLLPEEEAQEKIQEVLEALAWEDKYFCISALNRTGIKPLTYELMDLIASIPQIVEEEEEVEETKKVDFKWDDYHEQQLKKNAKQDDDDDDDDWDDWNEDDYDVEIIYKP, via the coding sequence ATGAAATTTGTAGATGAAGCGGTAATCCGGGTGGATGCAGGTGACGGCGGTAACGGTACTGTCAGCTTCCGTCGCGAAAAGTATGTCCCGAAAGGCGGCCCTGATGGCGGCGATGGTGGTGACGGCGGCGATGTGTATCTGCTGGCGGACGAGAACCTGAATACACTGATCGATTACCGTTTCGAACGTTTTCATGCGGCGGAGCGCGGTGAAAATGGCCGTGGCGGCAACTGTACCGGTAAGCGCGGGAACGACCGTGTTCTGTCTGTACCGGTGGGAACCCGAGCGGTGGATGAAGAGACCGGTGAGGTGATTGCCGACCTGACCAAGCACGGCATGAAAATCATGGTGGCCAAAGGTGGTTTCCATGGTCTGGGCAACACCCGCTTTAAATCGTCCGTAAACCGGGCACCACGCCAGAAAACCATGGGCACCAAGGGTGAGATTCGTCATCTGCGCCTTGAGCTGCTGCTGTTGGCTGACGTGGGGATGCTGGGCTTGCCGAATGCGGGTAAATCGACCTTCATTCGTGCGGTTTCTGCAGCGAAGCCAAAAGTTGCGGATTATCCGTTTACCACACTGGTCCCAAGCCTGGGTGTGGTGCGTGTGGATAGCGAGCGCAGCTTTGTGGTGGCCGACATTCCGGGCCTGATCGAAGGGGCTGCTGACGGCGCTGGTCTGGGGATCCGCTTCCTGAAGCATCTGGAGCGTTGCCGCGTGCTGCTGCACATGATCGATCTACTGCCGGCGGACGGCTCGGATCCGGTTGAAAATGCCTTTACGATCCTCAATGAGCTGGAGCAGTACAGCGAGAAGCTGGTGAACAAGCCGCGTTGGATCCTCTTTAACAAGGTGGATTTGTTGCCGGAAGAAGAAGCGCAGGAAAAGATCCAGGAAGTGCTGGAAGCGCTGGCATGGGAAGACAAGTATTTTTGTATCTCTGCCCTGAACCGGACCGGTATCAAGCCGCTGACTTATGAGCTGATGGATCTGATTGCTTCTATTCCTCAAATCGTCGAGGAAGAGGAAGAAGTCGAAGAGACCAAGAAAGTTGACTTCAAGTGGGATGACTACCACGAGCAGCAGCTGAAGAAAAATGCCAAGCAAGACGATGACGATGATGACGACGACTGGGATGACTGGAATGAAGACGACTATGATGTCGAAATCATTTACAAGCCATAA
- a CDS encoding threonine/serine exporter family protein — translation MQPVILKMERDIARIVAQVGQRLLQHGAESAVVVDVSQRVGLALGVDEVNIALTANAIVVTVHVEGHCLTTTRRCRDHGINMAVVIRIHHLCIMAEKGLLDPDSMAKRLAAIQPQRYPPLGVILMIGLSCAAFCLLAGGDWILAMITLTAASAAMALRLWMAHHHFNPLLTFAAAAFVATAVSASAPLFALGNEPFLAMASSVLLLVPGVYAFKTMIALVDLNQHGFSPEIWQRMAENGITAAFTVAALAIGLAMPGLMFYRRRPVI, via the coding sequence ATGCAGCCAGTCATACTGAAAATGGAACGGGATATCGCCCGGATTGTCGCACAGGTCGGCCAGCGGTTATTACAGCATGGTGCGGAATCTGCGGTCGTGGTGGATGTCAGTCAACGTGTGGGGCTGGCACTGGGCGTGGATGAGGTCAATATTGCGCTGACCGCGAATGCCATTGTGGTAACCGTCCATGTTGAAGGGCACTGTCTGACGACCACACGTCGCTGCCGGGATCATGGGATCAATATGGCGGTGGTGATCCGGATCCACCACTTGTGCATCATGGCGGAAAAAGGGCTGTTGGATCCGGACAGCATGGCAAAACGCCTGGCGGCGATCCAGCCTCAGCGTTATCCGCCGCTGGGAGTGATCCTGATGATCGGTCTGTCCTGCGCCGCATTCTGCCTGCTGGCTGGTGGCGACTGGATCCTTGCGATGATCACCTTGACTGCCGCCTCTGCTGCCATGGCCTTGCGACTCTGGATGGCGCATCATCACTTTAACCCACTGCTGACTTTCGCTGCTGCTGCGTTTGTGGCGACTGCGGTATCGGCATCTGCTCCTTTATTTGCGCTGGGGAATGAGCCCTTTCTGGCCATGGCCTCGTCCGTGCTGTTACTGGTGCCCGGCGTTTATGCGTTTAAAACCATGATTGCCCTGGTGGATCTGAATCAGCATGGCTTTTCCCCCGAGATCTGGCAACGCATGGCGGAAAACGGGATCACCGCAGCCTTTACTGTGGCAGCCCTTGCAATTGGACTGGCAATGCCCGGCCTAATGTTTTATCGTCGCCGACCAGTGATTTAA
- the folA gene encoding type 3 dihydrofolate reductase translates to MKISMVAAMAKHRVIGKDNAMPWHLPADFAWFKKVTLGKPIVMGRKTFESIGRPLPGRHNIVITRNPDYRAEGVTVVTDLHAAQEAAGAVEELMIIGGGSVYAECLPMADALYLTLIDLTVEGDTCFPDWGAGWKQIYSEHYAADEKNAHDMEFVVLERE, encoded by the coding sequence GTGAAAATCAGTATGGTCGCCGCGATGGCAAAGCACAGAGTGATTGGCAAAGATAACGCGATGCCCTGGCATTTACCGGCTGACTTCGCCTGGTTTAAAAAAGTGACGCTGGGAAAACCCATTGTGATGGGACGTAAAACGTTTGAGTCCATCGGTCGTCCTTTGCCGGGTCGTCATAATATCGTGATCACCCGCAACCCGGATTATCGGGCGGAAGGGGTGACGGTGGTGACTGATCTTCACGCTGCCCAAGAGGCGGCAGGCGCGGTTGAAGAGTTGATGATCATTGGCGGTGGCAGTGTGTATGCTGAATGCCTGCCGATGGCCGATGCGCTGTATCTGACGTTGATTGATCTGACGGTTGAGGGCGATACCTGTTTTCCAGATTGGGGAGCGGGCTGGAAGCAGATTTACAGCGAACACTATGCGGCAGACGAAAAAAACGCGCATGATATGGAATTTGTCGTACTTGAGCGTGAGTAA
- a CDS encoding LysE family transporter — MTELFAVVMITVLAVMSPGADFAMVTRNSYLCGRKAGLLAALGIAAGVLIHVGYTLLGIGILIATSPTLFTAIQYLGAAYLIYIGFSTLRTRTHLEGPEEMPLAPSGFAAFRQGLMTNALNPKTTLFVLSTFTQVVNPDTSVWVQLGYGLFMASAHGVWFSLVAIFFSQASLRTAMLRRQSIINRTIGSVLMLLGASLALAPMAG, encoded by the coding sequence ATGACAGAACTTTTTGCCGTCGTGATGATTACTGTGCTGGCCGTGATGAGTCCGGGGGCTGATTTTGCCATGGTCACCCGGAACAGTTATCTGTGTGGCCGGAAAGCAGGCCTACTGGCTGCTCTGGGCATCGCTGCTGGTGTGTTGATTCATGTCGGCTACACCCTATTGGGGATCGGTATCCTCATTGCCACCTCCCCAACGCTGTTCACGGCCATCCAGTATCTCGGCGCGGCGTATCTGATCTATATCGGATTCAGTACGTTACGGACCCGAACACACTTAGAGGGCCCTGAAGAGATGCCGTTGGCCCCTTCCGGATTTGCTGCCTTCAGACAGGGATTGATGACCAATGCGCTCAATCCGAAAACGACGCTGTTTGTGCTCAGTACTTTTACGCAAGTGGTGAACCCGGACACCTCGGTATGGGTCCAGTTGGGTTATGGGCTCTTTATGGCGAGCGCACATGGGGTGTGGTTCAGTCTGGTGGCGATCTTCTTCTCGCAGGCATCTCTCAGGACTGCCATGCTCCGTCGTCAGAGCATCATCAACCGGACCATTGGCAGTGTTCTCATGCTGCTGGGTGCCTCGCTGGCGCTGGCACCGATGGCCGGATAA